Proteins encoded within one genomic window of Methanothrix harundinacea 6Ac:
- a CDS encoding ABC transporter ATP-binding protein has product MRPAILADKLTKDYAGRRVVSRLDLRVEKGELFGFLGPNGAGKTTTMRMLTTLTKPTSGKVEINGFDVAADGRNIKASFGIVQQHLSLNRELTVRENLELHARLHHIGRRERKERIDELLDYVEMTEKQDQLIDRISEGMKRRTMIARALIHRPKLIFLDEPTVGLDAQTRRRVWDLIRAMNSDGATVFLTTHYIEEAEALCKRVGIIHQGNMIALGRPEDLCRDVGSIAVEARRKGGETSYLYFPDRPSAAEYVQTQSQDFGNIVIRESNLEDVFIELTGRKVVGG; this is encoded by the coding sequence ATGAGGCCTGCGATCCTGGCGGATAAGCTGACCAAAGATTATGCCGGAAGGAGGGTTGTCAGCCGACTCGACCTCCGGGTCGAGAAGGGCGAGCTCTTCGGTTTCCTCGGTCCAAACGGCGCCGGCAAGACCACCACTATGAGGATGCTGACTACCCTCACCAAGCCGACCTCAGGAAAGGTCGAGATCAACGGATTTGACGTCGCTGCTGACGGAAGAAATATCAAGGCGAGCTTCGGAATAGTTCAGCAGCATCTGAGCCTCAACAGGGAGCTTACGGTGAGGGAGAACCTGGAGCTTCACGCCCGCCTTCACCACATCGGCCGAAGAGAGCGGAAGGAGAGGATCGACGAGCTTCTCGACTACGTGGAGATGACGGAGAAGCAGGATCAGCTGATCGACAGGATCTCCGAGGGGATGAAGAGGAGGACGATGATAGCTCGTGCCCTCATACACCGGCCAAAGTTGATATTTCTTGACGAGCCGACGGTGGGGCTCGACGCCCAGACCCGCAGGAGAGTCTGGGATCTGATCCGGGCGATGAACTCTGATGGTGCCACCGTATTTCTCACCACTCACTACATCGAAGAGGCTGAGGCACTCTGCAAAAGGGTGGGGATAATTCACCAGGGCAATATGATCGCCCTCGGAAGGCCAGAAGATCTCTGCAGGGATGTCGGATCTATCGCCGTCGAGGCGAGGCGGAAGGGGGGCGAAACAAGCTACCTGTACTTTCCGGATCGGCCCTCGGCGGCTGAATATGTTCAGACTCAGTCTCAGGATTTCGGAAATATAGTTATCCGAGAGTCGAACCTGGAGGACGTCTTCATCGAGCTGACCGGCCGAAAGGTAGTGGGTGGGTAA
- a CDS encoding 4Fe-4S domain-containing protein — MKGTEEGLLRILAVDEDECIGCRACSNLWPEISAAVGLSDRGAKRTIRFPRSIEEFEARIAEGLVEACPTGAISFGLADELPGEESFALTFEMVRCRICGRPFATKKEMEYIRDRLPEPVQARGSAASWMDLCTGCRQDVGRNAAARGLIVARSWPRR; from the coding sequence ATGAAGGGTACAGAAGAAGGTCTCTTGAGGATCCTCGCCGTCGACGAGGATGAGTGCATCGGATGTCGGGCCTGCTCAAACCTCTGGCCGGAGATATCCGCGGCAGTCGGCCTCTCGGATCGAGGGGCTAAGCGGACGATCAGATTTCCGAGGTCTATCGAAGAGTTCGAGGCGAGGATCGCCGAGGGGCTGGTGGAGGCATGCCCGACGGGGGCGATCTCCTTCGGACTGGCCGACGAATTGCCCGGAGAAGAGAGCTTCGCCCTCACCTTCGAGATGGTCCGCTGCCGCATCTGCGGAAGGCCCTTCGCCACCAAAAAGGAGATGGAGTACATCCGGGATCGCCTCCCCGAGCCGGTTCAAGCGAGGGGCTCTGCCGCCTCGTGGATGGATCTGTGCACCGGCTGTCGCCAGGATGTGGGGCGGAACGCCGCGGCGAGGGGGCTGATCGTCGCCAGGAGCTGGCCTAGGAGGTGA
- a CDS encoding AMP phosphorylase, with amino-acid sequence MKLKTIFLGLEAGGRSVVIMNGDDAERLGVLALGRVTVRLDGIVKTAIVNTSTEMIEPGRIGVCKRVWEGLGLADGSEVEVEVAPFPDSIYFIRNKLDGRKLAFDEVLEIVEDTVAERLSDVEITAFVTALHSFGLDLDEATNLSLAMIKTGRTMKLDGGPIVDKHSIGGVPGDKTTLLVVPLVAAAGLLIPKSSSRAITSPAGTADRAEVLMPVGLDLEEMRSVVEEAGGCIVWGGSVHLAPADDIFVRVEYPLSIDPLLLPSIISKKRAVGADLLVVDIPTGRGAKVKTIGEANLLAKDFMEIGSRLGIRVQGAVTYGEQPIGRAIGPALEAKEAMEVLMNRPGPRDVAEKATAIAGILLEMAGREDGKALAEELLRSGKAEQKMREIIEAQGGDPEVLPEDIAVGDHKFTVRSDRSGHLLWINNSSIAEVARFAGCPKDEGAGILLARKIGDAVEEGDPLFTIFAERGNNLQRALDRLEGLRVVGVGDGMEMLIHEVKERPVAKRSFTLDR; translated from the coding sequence ATGAAACTAAAAACGATCTTCCTGGGGCTGGAGGCGGGCGGCAGATCGGTCGTCATCATGAACGGAGACGACGCCGAGCGGCTGGGGGTCCTGGCCCTGGGGAGGGTGACCGTCCGGCTCGACGGAATTGTGAAGACCGCCATCGTCAACACCTCCACGGAGATGATAGAGCCGGGCCGGATTGGCGTCTGCAAACGGGTCTGGGAGGGGCTCGGCCTCGCCGACGGCTCCGAGGTCGAGGTGGAGGTGGCACCCTTCCCCGACTCGATCTACTTCATAAGAAACAAGCTGGACGGGAGGAAGCTCGCCTTCGACGAGGTCCTGGAGATCGTCGAGGATACGGTGGCGGAGAGGCTGAGCGACGTCGAGATCACCGCCTTCGTCACCGCCCTCCACAGCTTCGGCCTCGACCTCGACGAGGCGACGAACCTCTCCCTCGCCATGATCAAGACGGGGAGGACGATGAAGCTCGACGGAGGGCCGATCGTCGACAAGCACTCCATAGGCGGGGTCCCTGGGGACAAGACGACCCTCCTCGTCGTACCCCTCGTGGCGGCAGCGGGGCTCTTGATACCGAAATCCTCTTCCCGGGCCATCACCTCCCCGGCGGGGACGGCGGACCGGGCGGAGGTCCTGATGCCGGTGGGCCTCGACCTCGAGGAGATGCGGTCGGTGGTGGAGGAGGCCGGAGGCTGCATCGTCTGGGGTGGCTCCGTCCACCTGGCGCCGGCCGACGACATCTTCGTCAGGGTCGAGTACCCCCTCTCCATCGACCCCCTCCTCTTGCCGTCGATCATCTCCAAGAAGAGGGCCGTCGGCGCCGACCTCCTCGTCGTCGACATCCCCACCGGCAGGGGGGCCAAGGTGAAGACGATCGGGGAGGCGAACCTCCTGGCCAAGGACTTCATGGAGATCGGAAGCCGCCTGGGGATCAGGGTCCAGGGCGCCGTCACCTACGGCGAGCAGCCCATCGGCCGCGCCATAGGACCAGCCCTGGAGGCGAAAGAGGCGATGGAGGTTCTCATGAACCGACCTGGACCTCGGGACGTGGCGGAGAAGGCGACGGCCATCGCCGGGATCCTGCTGGAGATGGCAGGGAGAGAAGACGGCAAGGCCCTGGCGGAGGAGCTCCTCCGGTCCGGGAAGGCGGAGCAGAAGATGAGGGAGATCATCGAGGCCCAGGGGGGAGATCCGGAGGTCCTGCCGGAGGATATAGCCGTCGGAGACCACAAGTTCACCGTCCGATCCGATAGGTCCGGCCACCTCCTCTGGATAAACAACTCGTCGATCGCCGAGGTGGCGAGGTTTGCAGGCTGCCCCAAGGACGAGGGAGCAGGGATCCTCCTCGCTAGGAAGATCGGGGATGCCGTCGAGGAGGGGGACCCCCTCTTCACCATCTTCGCCGAGAGGGGCAACAACCTCCAGCGGGCCCTGGATAGGCTGGAGGGGCTGAGGGTGGTGGGCGTCGGAGATGGGATGGAGATGCTGATCCACGAGGTGAAGGAGAGGCCGGTGGCGAAGAGGAGCTTCACCCTGGATAGATGA
- a CDS encoding SemiSWEET family sugar transporter has product MDWEVVGYAAAALTMFGFLPQLLKMVRTKSVDDVSLLMMVQMGLGVSLWLAYGLHLENSPLIVANFVSLSILALGLVVYFRYTTNRYLTRRYFR; this is encoded by the coding sequence ATGGACTGGGAAGTCGTAGGTTACGCCGCTGCAGCCCTGACGATGTTCGGCTTTCTGCCGCAGCTCTTGAAGATGGTGAGGACGAAGTCCGTGGACGACGTAAGCCTCCTCATGATGGTCCAGATGGGTCTGGGGGTCTCTCTCTGGCTCGCCTACGGCCTCCACCTCGAAAACTCCCCCCTGATCGTGGCCAACTTCGTATCCCTGTCGATCCTGGCCCTCGGCCTCGTCGTCTACTTCAGATACACCACCAATAGATACCTCACCAGAAGATACTTCAGATAA
- a CDS encoding shikimate dehydrogenase — translation MLVYAVFGDPVEHSLSPAMQNAAFSALGLSARYLAFRVKKERLKDAILGAEAMGFGGLNLTIPLKEAALSIVEPDENAAAMGAVNTVAFGDGIRGYNTDGLGALRALEGAGVRVAGRRVLIIGAGGAAKAIARQLALSGAELSIANRDRERALDLAASVGGRGYGLSELDRLIPWAEVVVNATSVGMREGDPRIVDGRLFRQGQIVFDIVYNRETELLQDAARAGARIIDGVPMLVHQGALSIEIWTGRKAPADVMEEALREELRNR, via the coding sequence ATGTTGGTCTACGCCGTCTTCGGTGACCCCGTGGAGCACAGCCTATCCCCGGCGATGCAGAACGCCGCCTTCTCCGCCCTCGGCCTCTCGGCCCGCTACCTCGCCTTCCGCGTCAAAAAAGAGCGGCTCAAGGACGCTATATTGGGGGCCGAAGCGATGGGCTTTGGCGGCCTCAACCTGACGATCCCCCTCAAGGAGGCGGCCCTCTCCATCGTCGAGCCGGACGAGAACGCCGCGGCGATGGGGGCCGTCAACACCGTCGCCTTCGGCGATGGGATCCGGGGGTACAACACCGATGGTCTGGGGGCCCTGCGGGCCCTGGAGGGGGCCGGGGTCCGGGTCGCCGGCAGAAGGGTCCTCATCATCGGCGCCGGCGGGGCGGCAAAGGCGATCGCCCGCCAGCTCGCCCTCTCGGGGGCCGAGCTCTCCATCGCCAACCGGGACCGAGAGCGTGCCCTCGACCTGGCGGCCTCCGTGGGTGGGAGGGGCTACGGCCTCTCCGAACTGGACAGGCTCATCCCCTGGGCGGAGGTGGTCGTAAACGCCACCTCCGTCGGCATGAGAGAGGGCGACCCCAGGATCGTCGACGGCCGACTATTCCGGCAGGGGCAGATCGTCTTTGACATCGTCTACAACCGGGAGACCGAGCTCTTGCAGGACGCGGCCCGGGCCGGAGCCCGGATCATCGACGGGGTGCCGATGCTCGTCCATCAGGGGGCGCTCTCGATCGAGATCTGGACCGGCAGAAAAGCCCCAGCAGACGTCATGGAGGAAGCCCTTAGGGAGGAGCTGAGGAACCGATGA
- a CDS encoding phosphate-starvation-inducible PsiE family protein, whose protein sequence is MMEMLTKFQNAVLILLTWMMALVVFLATAELFYIVAKEIVSPPLILLGIDQLLEIFGYFLLVLIGIELLETFRIYLAEKVINVQVVLLVAIIAIARKVIILDVTKLPSMTLIGIAAIVVSLSAGYYLVKKSQQDEKACRL, encoded by the coding sequence ATGATGGAGATGCTGACGAAGTTCCAGAACGCCGTTCTGATCTTGCTCACCTGGATGATGGCCCTGGTCGTCTTTCTCGCGACGGCAGAGCTCTTTTACATCGTCGCAAAGGAGATCGTCTCCCCTCCCCTCATCCTCCTGGGGATCGACCAGCTCCTGGAGATCTTCGGGTACTTCCTCCTGGTTCTGATAGGGATAGAGCTCCTCGAGACCTTCAGGATATACCTCGCTGAGAAGGTTATCAACGTCCAGGTCGTCCTTCTGGTGGCGATCATCGCCATCGCGAGGAAGGTGATAATCCTGGACGTCACGAAGCTTCCGAGCATGACCCTGATCGGGATAGCGGCGATCGTCGTCTCCCTCTCTGCGGGCTACTACCTGGTGAAGAAGAGCCAGCAGGACGAGAAGGCGTGCAGGCTGTAG
- a CDS encoding ABC transporter substrate-binding protein, producing MPLILLLTLSVFLTSGMAVAVDYPLTVTDSAGRSVTIEGPVEKIVVLNSDAAEAVSILGEVEKIVGSVDISYKAHYFTEFSRDWETVGTWKEFNYEKIADLGREEDGEMGAGMLVICYASKAAEVDENLAPFEEIEVLGLDLYKPENLEEEMALLGEVLDRESEAEAYNLWVGEKKASVVEAVSGLGRPRVYVEGGSASDLGALWTYGQGSAPSEMIALAGGENVIAADEANPKVEWETVLALMPEVIIKVPAAINQLGWTNTTEMEAFVGEIESRPGADSTPAAEDGRVYVIFRDITLGTGAVVGLTYWAEMIHPEAELDPEGVYREYLEMRGLKYPEENFFVYPAI from the coding sequence GTGCCTTTGATCTTGCTTTTAACCCTGAGCGTCTTTTTGACCTCGGGGATGGCGGTGGCCGTCGATTATCCCCTGACCGTCACCGACTCGGCGGGGAGATCCGTGACGATAGAAGGCCCCGTTGAGAAGATCGTCGTCCTCAACTCCGATGCTGCCGAGGCGGTGAGCATCCTCGGGGAGGTCGAGAAGATCGTGGGGTCGGTGGACATCTCCTACAAGGCCCACTACTTCACCGAGTTCTCTCGCGACTGGGAGACGGTGGGGACCTGGAAGGAGTTCAACTACGAGAAGATAGCCGACCTCGGAAGGGAGGAGGACGGGGAGATGGGGGCGGGGATGCTGGTGATCTGCTATGCCAGCAAGGCGGCAGAGGTGGATGAGAACCTCGCCCCCTTCGAGGAGATCGAGGTCCTGGGCCTCGACCTCTACAAACCAGAGAACCTGGAGGAGGAGATGGCCCTCCTCGGAGAGGTCCTGGACCGGGAGTCTGAGGCCGAGGCCTACAACCTCTGGGTCGGCGAGAAGAAGGCCTCTGTAGTCGAGGCGGTCTCGGGGCTCGGTAGGCCCCGGGTCTACGTCGAGGGCGGGTCCGCCTCGGACCTGGGGGCCCTCTGGACCTATGGCCAGGGATCTGCCCCCTCCGAGATGATCGCCCTCGCCGGCGGGGAGAACGTCATCGCCGCGGATGAGGCGAACCCCAAGGTGGAATGGGAGACGGTCCTCGCCCTGATGCCCGAGGTGATAATCAAGGTCCCGGCGGCGATAAACCAGCTCGGCTGGACGAACACCACCGAGATGGAGGCCTTCGTCGGAGAGATCGAGAGCCGCCCCGGAGCTGACTCCACCCCCGCCGCGGAGGACGGCAGGGTCTACGTCATCTTCAGGGACATAACCCTGGGGACGGGAGCCGTCGTCGGCCTCACCTACTGGGCGGAGATGATCCACCCCGAGGCGGAGCTCGACCCCGAGGGGGTCTACCGGGAGTACCTGGAGATGAGGGGGCTAAAATACCCCGAGGAGAACTTCTTCGTCTACCCGGCGATCTGA
- a CDS encoding magnesium chelatase subunit D family protein, translating to MHHLKRRTLPFTSIVGQEEMKFALILNAINPRIGGVLIRGDKGTAKSTAVRALAELLADIPVVEGCPFNCNPYNPEEMCDLCQERGENLKVASRRTPVVDLPLGSTEDRVVGSLDVERAIKEGIKALDPGILAAANRGILYIDEVNLLDDHVADVLLDSAAMGVNVVEREGISVAHPAKFILVGTMNPEEGELRPQLLDRFGLQVNVESIDDVDMRMEIVKAAEEFERDPEGFAEGARVHQEDLRLRIMDAKEILSDALLGDDLLRAMASACIDLGVKSHRAEIVITRTAKTIAAFEGRTWVEQRDVERAMKLALPHRMRSKPFEPPSLNEERLKESIQRHQPKKETESNEPEEKSAPQQERPQTDQEESEGSRREQRPREEKVFDIGDPIDPRRMEMPRRRDGVARRKSGGRRMNSLSLRNSGRYLHSRLSKGGMDIAVDATIRAAAPHQKGRRGANAVNVRGEDFREKERVRKVSAVVLFVVDASGSMGSVRRMESAKGAILSMLMDSYQKRDKVGMVAFRKGEAEVLLPPSSSVDLAMKRLRELPTGGKTPLSSGIAKGLRALQAEIKKDSETKPIMVLISDGRANVSTGGNIKEELMAISEQARMSGVHTIVVDTEVVESSFMEIRLGYCREIAVASGGRYHRISSLSSDAIFEIVDREEKLLFEANTLIDASNAHF from the coding sequence ATGCACCATTTAAAGAGAAGGACTCTTCCATTTACTTCCATAGTAGGCCAAGAGGAGATGAAATTCGCCCTCATCCTCAACGCCATAAACCCCCGGATAGGCGGGGTGCTCATAAGGGGGGATAAGGGGACGGCGAAGTCGACGGCAGTAAGGGCCCTGGCAGAACTTCTAGCAGATATCCCTGTGGTGGAGGGCTGCCCCTTCAACTGCAATCCTTACAACCCGGAGGAGATGTGCGACCTGTGCCAAGAGAGGGGGGAGAATCTGAAGGTCGCCTCCAGGAGGACTCCCGTCGTCGACCTGCCCCTGGGGTCCACCGAGGACAGGGTGGTGGGGTCCCTGGACGTCGAGAGGGCGATAAAGGAGGGGATCAAGGCCCTGGATCCCGGTATCCTGGCAGCGGCAAACCGGGGGATCCTCTACATCGACGAGGTGAACCTCCTCGATGATCACGTCGCCGACGTCCTCCTGGACTCGGCCGCCATGGGGGTCAACGTCGTCGAGAGGGAGGGGATCTCCGTCGCCCACCCCGCCAAGTTCATCTTGGTGGGGACGATGAATCCGGAGGAGGGGGAGCTGCGGCCACAATTGCTGGACAGGTTCGGCCTCCAGGTCAACGTCGAGAGCATCGACGACGTCGACATGAGGATGGAGATTGTGAAGGCCGCCGAGGAGTTTGAACGGGACCCTGAAGGCTTTGCCGAGGGGGCGAGGGTCCATCAGGAGGATCTACGCCTGAGGATAATGGATGCAAAAGAGATCCTGAGCGACGCCCTTCTCGGCGACGACCTCCTCAGGGCGATGGCCTCCGCCTGCATAGATCTGGGGGTGAAGAGCCACAGGGCCGAGATAGTCATAACCAGGACCGCAAAGACGATCGCAGCTTTCGAGGGGAGGACTTGGGTGGAACAGAGGGATGTGGAGAGGGCGATGAAGTTAGCCCTTCCCCATCGGATGAGGTCGAAGCCCTTTGAGCCCCCATCCCTGAATGAGGAGAGGCTCAAGGAGTCCATCCAAAGACACCAGCCGAAGAAAGAGACGGAGAGTAACGAGCCCGAAGAAAAGAGCGCGCCTCAGCAAGAAAGGCCCCAGACCGACCAGGAGGAGAGCGAGGGGAGCAGGAGAGAGCAACGGCCCAGAGAGGAGAAGGTCTTTGATATCGGCGACCCCATAGACCCGAGAAGGATGGAGATGCCCCGCCGAAGGGACGGAGTCGCCAGGAGAAAGTCCGGGGGCAGGAGAATGAACTCCTTATCCCTCCGAAACTCGGGAAGGTATCTTCACTCCAGACTCTCCAAGGGGGGGATGGACATAGCTGTCGATGCCACGATCAGGGCCGCAGCCCCCCACCAGAAAGGCCGCCGCGGGGCCAACGCCGTCAACGTACGGGGAGAAGATTTCCGGGAGAAGGAGAGGGTCAGAAAGGTCTCTGCCGTCGTCCTCTTCGTGGTGGATGCGAGCGGATCGATGGGATCGGTGAGGAGGATGGAATCGGCGAAGGGTGCCATCCTATCGATGTTGATGGACTCCTATCAGAAGAGGGATAAGGTGGGGATGGTCGCCTTCAGGAAGGGGGAGGCGGAAGTCTTGCTACCCCCCTCCTCCAGCGTCGATCTGGCGATGAAGAGGCTTCGAGAGCTTCCCACCGGAGGGAAAACGCCCCTCTCTTCGGGGATAGCCAAGGGTCTGAGAGCCCTCCAGGCGGAGATCAAAAAGGACTCAGAGACGAAGCCGATAATGGTTCTGATATCGGACGGCAGAGCGAACGTCTCCACGGGGGGTAATATAAAAGAAGAGCTGATGGCAATCTCCGAGCAGGCCCGGATGAGCGGCGTTCACACCATAGTGGTGGATACGGAGGTGGTGGAGAGTTCCTTTATGGAGATTAGGCTTGGGTACTGCCGTGAGATAGCGGTGGCCTCAGGAGGACGTTACCATCGGATATCAAGCCTCAGCTCCGATGCCATATTCGAGATAGTGGATCGGGAAGAGAAGCTCCTCTTCGAGGCCAACACCTTAATCGATGCTTCTAATGCCCATTTTTGA
- a CDS encoding 4Fe-4S dicluster domain-containing protein — translation MEIYVDLERCIFCRACEVACERVHGTSRISVEAVKDRASVPVACHHCEAAPCALVCPSGALTQEEAEVGFEAGKCTRCGLCVVACPFGAVDLDPASMVQKCDLCPDREVPPCVLTCPAEALIFGDRFEATEVLRRRAASRIAQSYAASIGRERG, via the coding sequence TTGGAGATTTACGTTGATCTGGAAAGGTGCATCTTCTGCCGCGCCTGCGAGGTGGCCTGCGAGAGGGTCCACGGAACCTCCAGGATATCGGTGGAGGCGGTGAAGGACCGGGCCTCGGTCCCCGTCGCCTGCCACCACTGCGAGGCTGCGCCCTGCGCCCTCGTCTGTCCATCCGGCGCCCTAACCCAGGAGGAGGCGGAGGTCGGCTTTGAGGCCGGAAAGTGCACAAGATGCGGCCTCTGCGTAGTCGCCTGCCCCTTCGGGGCCGTCGATCTCGACCCCGCCTCCATGGTCCAGAAGTGCGACCTCTGTCCCGATAGGGAGGTCCCTCCGTGCGTCCTCACCTGTCCCGCGGAGGCCCTGATCTTCGGAGACCGGTTTGAGGCGACGGAGGTGCTGAGGAGGAGGGCGGCCTCGAGGATAGCTCAATCCTATGCCGCCTCCATCGGGAGGGAGAGGGGATGA
- a CDS encoding ABC transporter permease, which yields MDFYTILWADLMIMRRRMTRYLVTTLVSPILYLFAFGWGLGRDISIEGASYLDFVIPGIIALTAMNSSFVGAGARLNVDRLFFRSFDEFLMVPISTLSLVFGKAMIGVFRGLVSSIAFLAVALLLSPTFSLGPLFLVSLVLTCLSFSFLGVLAALLAKSHEDMNTFSSLILLPMTFLAGTFFSLSQVSGALKLGLYVLPLTHSSLCLRAAALNQPFPWTSFVVICLFVFLFLAASIATLRQISE from the coding sequence ATGGACTTCTACACTATCCTCTGGGCCGACTTGATGATCATGAGGCGAAGGATGACGAGGTACCTCGTCACGACCCTAGTCAGCCCAATTCTCTACCTCTTCGCCTTCGGCTGGGGCCTCGGGAGAGATATAAGCATCGAAGGGGCTAGCTATCTAGACTTCGTGATTCCGGGGATCATAGCTCTCACGGCCATGAACAGCAGTTTCGTCGGGGCCGGGGCGAGGCTGAACGTAGATCGGCTATTCTTTAGAAGCTTCGACGAGTTTCTCATGGTGCCGATCAGCACTTTGTCGCTAGTATTCGGCAAGGCGATGATCGGGGTATTTCGGGGCCTGGTCAGCTCCATTGCCTTTCTGGCCGTTGCCCTCCTTCTGTCCCCCACCTTCAGCCTAGGTCCCCTTTTCCTGGTGAGCCTCGTTCTAACGTGCCTCTCGTTCTCATTTTTGGGGGTGCTAGCGGCCCTTCTGGCCAAGTCTCATGAAGACATGAACACCTTCAGCAGCCTTATTCTTTTGCCCATGACCTTTCTTGCTGGAACTTTCTTCTCTCTATCCCAGGTTTCCGGTGCCCTAAAGCTAGGACTTTATGTCCTTCCCCTGACCCATTCGAGTCTATGCCTTCGGGCTGCAGCGCTGAACCAACCCTTCCCTTGGACGTCTTTTGTTGTCATATGTCTCTTTGTCTTCCTTTTCCTAGCGGCATCTATTGCGACCCTGAGACAGATTAGCGAATAA
- a CDS encoding prephenate dehydrogenase/arogenate dehydrogenase family protein — protein MNPIDGKAEETKKMLIVGGTGGTGSWFARFFKGQGFLVSVWGPSGKVEVAERLGVSFASDLPAEVAASDVVLLSVPIQETAKVIEEIAPRMKPGSLLMDVTSLKRGPMEAMLRWAPQGVEVLGTHPMFGPTIPTLRGQTVILVPATGRCDFWLSPMEEIFREGGARVEILEAEEHDRIMAVVQALTHFAYISIGSTLRSLDFDVARSRRFMSPVYEIMIDFVGRILAQSPELYASIQENPEARRVREAYIHECERLSKLADEGDTSGFMEAMNSAADHFSGTEDALARSDRLISLWIDRREDGRR, from the coding sequence ATGAACCCGATCGATGGTAAAGCGGAGGAGACGAAGAAGATGCTGATCGTCGGCGGCACCGGCGGTACTGGAAGCTGGTTTGCCCGATTCTTCAAGGGCCAAGGCTTTCTCGTCTCCGTCTGGGGGCCGAGCGGCAAAGTCGAGGTCGCCGAGAGGCTCGGGGTGAGCTTCGCCTCCGACCTCCCGGCGGAGGTGGCGGCTAGCGACGTCGTCCTTCTCAGCGTCCCCATCCAGGAGACGGCGAAGGTGATCGAAGAGATAGCCCCCCGGATGAAGCCAGGGAGCCTCCTGATGGACGTCACCTCCCTCAAGAGGGGGCCGATGGAGGCGATGCTCCGGTGGGCCCCCCAGGGGGTGGAGGTTTTGGGGACCCACCCCATGTTCGGCCCCACCATACCGACCCTCCGGGGACAGACGGTGATCCTCGTCCCAGCGACGGGAAGGTGCGACTTCTGGCTCTCGCCGATGGAGGAGATCTTCCGGGAGGGGGGCGCCCGGGTGGAGATCCTCGAGGCCGAGGAGCACGATCGGATCATGGCCGTCGTCCAGGCCCTCACCCACTTCGCCTACATCTCCATCGGCTCGACCCTCAGATCCCTCGACTTCGACGTCGCCCGCTCTCGGAGGTTCATGAGCCCCGTCTACGAGATCATGATCGACTTCGTTGGACGGATCCTCGCCCAGAGCCCCGAGCTCTACGCCAGCATCCAGGAGAACCCCGAGGCGAGACGGGTGAGGGAGGCGTACATCCACGAATGCGAACGGCTCTCGAAGCTCGCCGACGAGGGCGACACCTCCGGCTTCATGGAGGCGATGAACTCCGCCGCCGACCACTTCTCCGGGACGGAGGATGCCCTGGCGAGGTCGGACAGGCTGATCAGCCTCTGGATAGACCGCCGAGAAGATGGACGAAGGTGA